A single region of the Novosphingobium sp. SL115 genome encodes:
- a CDS encoding leucyl aminopeptidase, whose translation MKVVFRTSEAPLPRLVARLVAQDALPADLDAVVREGAAAARFAGKAGQVYEAFVASDGGVKRLALAGIGHADAADRLASLEKAGAALTAKFLTSGETALAIDFVGSGLSGEQAAAVLLGARLRGWRHDVYRTKLTDEQKPSLAEIVAVAAPEGTAAAWDDASAVAEGVEFTRELVAEPANVIYPETFVERAKARLEGTGVEIVVLGLKEMTELGMGALLGVAQGSVREPKLLAMRWKGAEAEKPTAFVGKGVTFDTGGISIKPAAGMEDMKWDMGGAGAVAGAMLTLAKRKAKADVIGVCGLVENMPDGNAQRPGDVVTSMSGQTVEVINTDAEGRLVLCDALTWVQKEYAPATIVDLATLTGAIIISLGHEYGGMFTNDDALAGKLDAAGKACGDKLWRFPLGPAYDKLIDSPIADMKNVGPRYGGSITAAQFLNRYIDKGVAWAHLDIAGMVWADKPGQTWDKGATGYGVRLLDRYVRDVLEA comes from the coding sequence ATGAAGGTCGTTTTCCGCACCAGCGAAGCCCCGCTGCCCCGCCTCGTTGCCCGTCTGGTGGCGCAGGACGCGCTGCCCGCCGATCTTGATGCCGTGGTGCGAGAAGGGGCCGCCGCCGCGCGTTTCGCCGGAAAAGCGGGCCAGGTTTACGAAGCTTTCGTCGCGTCCGATGGCGGGGTGAAGCGTCTGGCGCTTGCCGGAATCGGCCATGCTGACGCAGCAGATCGTCTCGCGTCACTGGAAAAGGCAGGCGCGGCGCTGACGGCAAAGTTCCTGACATCGGGCGAAACCGCGCTCGCTATCGACTTTGTGGGTTCTGGCCTTTCGGGTGAACAGGCCGCCGCCGTGCTGCTGGGCGCACGTCTGCGCGGTTGGCGCCACGATGTCTATCGCACCAAGCTGACAGACGAACAGAAGCCGTCGCTGGCAGAGATCGTCGCCGTAGCGGCTCCTGAAGGCACGGCTGCGGCATGGGACGATGCCAGCGCCGTTGCCGAAGGTGTTGAATTCACCCGTGAACTCGTGGCTGAACCGGCCAACGTGATCTATCCCGAAACCTTCGTTGAACGCGCCAAGGCCCGGCTAGAAGGCACCGGCGTTGAAATCGTCGTGCTGGGCCTCAAGGAAATGACCGAGCTGGGCATGGGGGCGTTGCTGGGCGTGGCGCAAGGGTCGGTGCGCGAACCCAAGCTGCTGGCCATGCGCTGGAAGGGTGCTGAAGCTGAAAAGCCCACCGCCTTTGTCGGCAAGGGCGTGACCTTTGATACCGGCGGCATTTCGATCAAGCCTGCCGCTGGCATGGAAGACATGAAGTGGGACATGGGCGGCGCAGGTGCCGTTGCGGGTGCCATGCTTACTTTGGCAAAGCGCAAGGCAAAAGCGGACGTGATCGGCGTCTGCGGGCTGGTTGAGAACATGCCCGATGGCAATGCCCAGCGTCCCGGTGACGTGGTGACGTCGATGTCGGGCCAGACGGTGGAAGTCATCAACACCGATGCCGAAGGCCGCCTTGTGCTGTGCGATGCGCTGACGTGGGTGCAGAAGGAATATGCGCCTGCCACCATCGTCGATCTTGCGACACTGACCGGTGCCATCATCATCTCGCTCGGCCATGAATATGGCGGCATGTTCACCAATGACGATGCACTGGCCGGCAAGCTGGATGCGGCGGGCAAGGCATGTGGTGATAAGCTGTGGCGCTTCCCGCTTGGGCCTGCTTACGACAAGCTGATCGACAGCCCGATTGCCGATATGAAGAACGTCGGTCCGCGCTATGGCGGCTCGATCACCGCTGCGCAGTTCCTCAACCGCTATATCGACAAGGGCGTGGCATGGGCGCACCTTGATATCGCGGGCATGGTCTGGGCCGACAAGCCCGGCCAGACGTGGGACAAGGGCGCGACCGGTTATGGCGTGCGCCTGCTCGATCGCTATGTGCGCGACGTGCTGGAAGCCTGA
- a CDS encoding DUF2256 domain-containing protein yields MPKMRRKSDLPTKTCAACGLPFTWRKKWERDWDNVKFCSDRCRSGKGKVAG; encoded by the coding sequence ATGCCCAAGATGCGGCGCAAGTCTGACCTTCCGACGAAGACTTGTGCCGCTTGCGGCTTGCCCTTCACATGGCGCAAGAAGTGGGAGCGGGACTGGGATAACGTGAAGTTCTGTTCCGACCGCTGCCGCAGCGGGAAAGGCAAGGTTGCAGGCTGA
- a CDS encoding DNA polymerase III subunit chi, with protein MRVDFYQLTNDPAEQVLPLIARNTLAAGERLLVVSEDEAQLKRASEALWSRLPDTFLANGRAGTAHDARQPVLLSDAPNPANGAKFMALADGIWREGDFDRVFLLFPPARIDDARGCWRMLATREGVERRYWRQEQGKWKEGP; from the coding sequence ATGCGCGTCGATTTCTACCAGTTGACCAATGACCCTGCCGAACAGGTGCTGCCGCTGATCGCGCGCAATACGCTGGCGGCGGGCGAACGCCTGCTGGTCGTATCCGAAGACGAAGCGCAGCTCAAACGCGCCAGCGAAGCGCTGTGGTCGCGCCTGCCCGACACCTTCCTTGCCAATGGCCGTGCTGGCACCGCGCACGATGCGCGCCAGCCAGTGCTGCTGTCCGATGCGCCGAACCCGGCCAATGGCGCAAAATTCATGGCGCTGGCCGACGGTATATGGCGCGAAGGCGATTTCGACCGCGTGTTCCTGCTGTTCCCACCTGCACGCATTGACGACGCGCGCGGATGCTGGCGCATGCTGGCCACCCGCGAAGGGGTGGAACGGCGCTATTGGCGGCAGGAGCAAGGCAAGTGGAAAGAGGGGCCTTGA
- the ndk gene encoding nucleoside-diphosphate kinase, producing the protein MAVTRTFSIIKPDATRRNLTGAVTKMLEEAGLRVVASKRIHMTREQAEGFYAVHRERPFFGELVEFMISGPVVVQVLEGENAMQRNRDIMGATNPANAEPGTIRKELAESIEANSVHGSDSDENAAIEIAYFFKPEEIVG; encoded by the coding sequence ATGGCGGTTACCCGCACTTTCTCGATCATCAAGCCTGACGCGACCCGTCGCAACCTGACCGGCGCGGTCACCAAGATGCTGGAAGAAGCGGGTCTGCGCGTCGTCGCTTCCAAGCGTATCCACATGACCCGCGAACAGGCCGAAGGCTTCTATGCCGTTCACCGCGAACGCCCCTTCTTTGGCGAACTGGTCGAATTCATGATCTCCGGCCCGGTGGTCGTGCAGGTGCTGGAAGGCGAAAACGCGATGCAGCGCAACCGCGACATCATGGGCGCCACCAACCCTGCCAATGCCGAACCCGGCACCATCCGCAAGGAGCTGGCCGAATCGATCGAGGCCAATTCGGTCCACGGTTCGGACTCTGATGAAAATGCGGCGATCGAAATCGCCTATTTCTTCAAGC